AAGAAATACTTTGCTGAATCAGCATAGAACTTCTTAGAACCTTTAGAATCCGAGGTGGTGAAAAAAATCGGTTCAGCAGCAAACCTATAAACCTGAATGAATAAATTAAGAAGTATCGATATTTTGAGTATTCCACCATAAATACCCAGCTGATACATTGGATGTTGTTCAGGAGGAATCATATACTTAATAAAAAAACGATCAGCCATATCATTAACAATTCCAGCAAGACCTCCAATCATTAGTGGAATAGAATAGGTAATAATCTCCTTAATTAATTGATAGTTAAAATTGAGTTTTATCCTTAAAAATTCCCTGTAGAAATAAGCAAGTGTAGCAAGGCTTGCAATAAAATTAGCAATAAAAACAAGAACAACTAGACCAGAATTTTCAAAAGCGGGAATTTTGTGAAGCTGGTTAATAAAATAGGTATTCGAAAGAAAAACAAAATTTAAGGCAACGTTAATTAATATATTCCCGCTTTTGACCAAAACAAATTCAAGTGCTTTGCCATCAAGTCGCAATTTTGAAAATGGAATAGCAACAATAGTATCAAAGAAAAGAATCAGAACGAAAAGAAAAACATATTCAGGGTTAGAGGAGTAACCGAGAAAACAAGCAATTGGATGAAGGAAAATAGAAGAGAAAAGTAAAAATAGTAGGCCGTTGGAAAAAAGTATTAAAAAGGAGTTACTAAAAACTTCAGCATGACTTCGATCTTTTGAGGCAAAACGAAAAAAGCCAGTTTCTAAGCCAAGTGTCAAGAGTATTTGAAGAACTGCAGTTAAGGCATAAAAATCAGTGATAATACCGTAAGTAGCCGGACCAAATATTCG
The sequence above is drawn from the Williamwhitmania sp. genome and encodes:
- a CDS encoding polysaccharide biosynthesis C-terminal domain-containing protein, translating into MESNKNLFRTLFGHAAIYGISSVGGRFINYLLVPYHTRIFGPATYGIITDFYALTAVLQILLTLGLETGFFRFASKDRSHAEVFSNSFLILFSNGLLFLLFSSIFLHPIACFLGYSSNPEYVFLFVLILFFDTIVAIPFSKLRLDGKALEFVLVKSGNILINVALNFVFLSNTYFINQLHKIPAFENSGLVVLVFIANFIASLATLAYFYREFLRIKLNFNYQLIKEIITYSIPLMIGGLAGIVNDMADRFFIKYMIPPEQHPMYQLGIYGGILKISILLNLFIQVYRFAAEPIFFTTSDSKGSKKFYADSAKYFFFVSLFIFLFISFYISYFEMILGGNYRSGIGIVPILLLSYVFFGFYFNLSVWFKLTDRTRFAVTFTILGLLVNVLINYFTVPIYGFYGSAWARLVSYFVMVVLSYIVGQRIFPVPYDLKRIFEYFALSIALFFLSRLMPETTNIFFTLIRFFMLCFFLLYFLFREVDVRNKLKSILLSYGNKSH